GCCGGGCTTGCGGCGGATTCGACACCAGATCCGTTGCCGCGCCGGACGACAGCGTGGCCGCGGCCCTGCGGTCGGTCCCGATCTGTTCCTTGCGCCAGGGGCCTGCCGCAGCCCGGCCTCTGGCCCACGGGCACGATGGTGGTCGTCGCCTTCGGGTCGGACCCGACATCAGCGGTGCCGGAATCAACGGTCGGTGGAGTTCCGGGTGTCGGTCCGTAGCGCTGCGGGCCGTGCTGGATGAGGCGCTCGACCTGGTGACTGTCGGCATTTCGGGAGGGTGGGGTAGCGACAAGATCACGGTGCTGCGCCTGGTGGAGGACGGGTTCGCCCCGCAGGCACCCGACGGCGACACCAATGGTGCTCGTGATCAGTACGGACCCGTGGCGTTACGATCCCGGGGTCGGTGCCGAGGAGGCCCTGATCGGGGGGTTCTCAGCGCGGTCGCCGTCGAGCTCGTCAAGGCGGAGAAGTCGGGCTGGGTGCGCAGCTGTGCGTGGGCCGACGGCGCGAACACCGGGCTCGGTTTCCCGGTCGATTTCACCGTGCAGGTCTCCGCCGACGACGACGCCTGGACCAGCGTCGCCGGCCGCAAGGACTGCCTCAGGTCCGCCGTCTCCGCGCAGTCCTTCGCCTTCCCGGCCGTGGACGTCCGCTACGTCAGGGTGATCGGCACCAAGCTGCGCATCGACCCGCACGGCAACCACCACATGCAACTGGCCGAGATCGAGACCGTCGGCGGCAACCTCGCCGTCAATCGTCCGGTCCGGTCCTCCAGCAGCCTGGAGTCCGCCGGCTGGCGGCGCGCCGCCGCCACCGACGGCGTACTGAACTCAGCGCTCGGCTACTCGATGGGCTGGACCAGCGCCAAGTCCCCGACCGCCACGGCCAACGAGTGGCTCGCCGTCGACCTGCAGAGCGCCGACGTGATCAGTCAGGTGCAACTCGTTCCCCGCACCGACGGCGCGAACACCGGGCTGGGTTTCCCGGTCGATT
This is a stretch of genomic DNA from Kitasatospora fiedleri. It encodes these proteins:
- a CDS encoding discoidin domain-containing protein produces the protein MRSCAWADGANTGLGFPVDFTVQVSADDDAWTSVAGRKDCLRSAVSAQSFAFPAVDVRYVRVIGTKLRIDPHGNHHMQLAEIETVGGNLAVNRPVRSSSSLESAGWRRAAATDGVLNSALGYSMGWTSAKSPTATANEWLAVDLQSADVISQVQLVPRTDGANTGLGFPVDFTVQVSADNAAWTTVASRTGRPRPGAAARPSPSPRPRPGTSGSSPPG